In Zingiber officinale cultivar Zhangliang chromosome 1A, Zo_v1.1, whole genome shotgun sequence, a genomic segment contains:
- the LOC122024094 gene encoding aquaporin SIP2-1-like, which produces MGRRACLIVCDAAMSFAWVWAGALVKLLIRDALGLGHRPVGEALRLALSVAYMFLFAGFARLTRGAAYNPLTVLSYAFSGGPDGFFFTALGRIPAQVIGSVIGVKLIREIFPTVGHGPHLSIDIHRGAWTEGLLTFVIVMVSQMLKKKDTNSFFMNTWISSISKLTLHILGSDLTGGVMNPASAFGWAFARGDHIRLEHLIVYWFAPVQATLLGVWTFKLLTGPNSKQLKAGDHKDKSE; this is translated from the exons ATGGGGCGGCGGGCGTGCTTGATCGTATGCGACGCGGCGATGTCTTTTGCGTGGGTGTGGGCCGGCGCCCTCGTCAAGCTCCTGATCCGCGACGCCCTCGGGCTCGGCCACCGCCCCGTGGGCGAGGCCCTCAGGCTCGCCCTTTCAGTAGCATACATGTTCTTGTTCGCGGGCTTCGCCCGACTCACCCGCGGCGCTGCCTACAACCCCCTCACCGTCCTCTCCTACGCCTTCTCCGGAGGCCCCGACGGGTTCTTCTTTACCGCCCTCGGAAGGATCCCTGCGCAG GTGATTGGATCTGTTATTGGTGTTAAGTTGATCAGAGAAATCTTTCCTACTGTTGGACATGGACCTCACTTGAGTATTGATATTCATCGAGGGGCATGGACTGAAGGGCTCCTTACATTTGTGATCGTGATGGTTTCTCAAATGTTAAAGAAGAAAGATACTAACAGTTTCTTCATGAACACATGGATTTCAAGCATTTCCAAATTGACTCTTCATATACTTGGTTCTGATCTAACTGGAGGAGTGATGAACCCTGCCTCT GCTTTTGGTTGGGCATTTGCTCGGGGAGATCATATAAGATTGGAACATTTGATTGTTTACTGGTTTGCACCCGTTCAAGCAACTTTGCTGGGGGTTTGGACATTTAAATTGCTCACTGGGCCAAATAGCAAGCAGCTGAAAGCTGGAGATCACAAGGACAAATCTGAATGA